From a single Helicovermis profundi genomic region:
- a CDS encoding 4Fe-4S binding protein, translated as MLSVKIIKKNLPKLRDYIDLDTVTVKSSKKSPVGLIVPEIVLTYGKGKMKKDDLIVTMPKMVKTIIEVKKSYKTLKNNPLKAKTIIDEKTLNEFKKYAYEIGISDIGFTKVEPSMIFSGKEILFANAFVFTMEMKKESIEKAPSLDSKQEIFRTYLELGKVVNKLSSFLRERGFNAQAGPALGGDVIYPLLAEKAGLGALGKHGLLITPKFGPSLRIAAIYTDIENLPFSEKNEHLWIKSFCEKCGRCVSKCPSNAIYKDAKVINETNKVCIDYKKCAVPFTINYGCSVCIKECSFFRNDYYKIKEKFI; from the coding sequence ATGTTAAGTGTAAAAATTATAAAAAAGAATTTACCAAAACTTAGAGATTATATTGACCTAGATACAGTGACTGTTAAGTCTAGTAAAAAATCACCTGTAGGATTAATTGTTCCTGAAATAGTCCTTACTTATGGGAAAGGTAAAATGAAAAAGGATGATTTAATAGTTACAATGCCTAAAATGGTTAAGACTATTATTGAGGTGAAAAAAAGCTATAAAACTCTTAAAAATAATCCTTTAAAAGCCAAAACTATTATTGATGAAAAAACATTAAATGAATTTAAAAAATATGCTTATGAAATAGGTATAAGTGATATTGGTTTTACAAAAGTTGAACCCTCAATGATTTTTTCCGGTAAAGAAATATTATTTGCAAATGCATTTGTTTTTACAATGGAAATGAAGAAAGAGTCAATAGAAAAAGCACCATCACTTGATTCTAAACAAGAAATATTTAGAACTTATTTAGAACTTGGAAAAGTCGTTAATAAGCTTTCGTCCTTTTTAAGAGAAAGAGGTTTTAATGCACAAGCGGGACCCGCTCTTGGCGGAGACGTGATATATCCACTACTTGCTGAAAAAGCAGGACTTGGTGCTTTAGGAAAACATGGACTTTTAATTACTCCAAAGTTTGGACCTAGTCTTCGTATAGCGGCAATTTATACAGATATTGAAAATTTACCTTTTAGTGAAAAGAATGAACACCTTTGGATAAAGTCATTTTGTGAGAAATGTGGTAGATGTGTTTCAAAATGTCCATCAAATGCTATTTATAAAGATGCTAAAGTTATAAATGAAACTAATAAAGTTTGTATAGATTATAAAAAATGTGCGGTTCCTTTTACTATAAATTATGGTTGCTCGGTGTGTATAAAAGAGTGTAGTTTTTTTAGAAATGATTATTATAAAATTAAGGAGAAATTTATATGA
- a CDS encoding C4-dicarboxylate ABC transporter codes for METKNISFSDIVKNFSPAWYASVMGTGGLANVFYLLSMNFKFLKPIALGLWWLNIALFLIFIIPWTLRWFFHFDSLIKDLKHPIMSNFFVTMPVGGLILGTNFFMMGKGYFSMSFIINLGLVLWSFAGITSLFFGVYVMYNMMISEKIGFEVKNFSWLITPVASIVIPLLGNLLVKSYFKSNISLAKFINLIDISFFGIGFMLFVILTTVIIRRFIVNKMPPSMVAPTFWIILGPIGVGTVSLMGIADVSKMLGLISSVGTLKLLSLVFWGFGIWAFFLILAITVKYMNEGKIPYSLSWWAFIFPMSAYTLSSFSVYAYTKVSFILVYTIVLAALLSYLWIVTFIKSLVGTFNGKLLAPPTMKKAN; via the coding sequence ATGGAAACAAAGAATATAAGTTTTAGTGACATAGTAAAAAATTTTTCGCCGGCATGGTATGCCTCAGTTATGGGTACAGGCGGACTTGCAAATGTATTTTATTTATTAAGTATGAATTTTAAATTTTTAAAACCTATTGCTCTTGGTCTATGGTGGTTAAATATAGCCTTATTCTTAATTTTTATTATACCTTGGACTTTAAGATGGTTCTTTCATTTTGATAGTCTAATAAAAGACTTAAAACATCCAATTATGTCGAATTTTTTTGTAACTATGCCAGTTGGGGGATTAATTCTTGGAACTAATTTTTTTATGATGGGAAAAGGATATTTTTCTATGTCTTTTATTATTAACTTAGGATTAGTTTTATGGAGCTTTGCTGGAATTACTTCACTTTTCTTTGGTGTTTACGTTATGTATAATATGATGATAAGTGAAAAAATAGGATTTGAAGTTAAAAACTTTTCATGGTTAATAACACCGGTAGCTAGTATTGTTATACCATTGCTTGGAAATTTACTTGTGAAATCATATTTTAAATCAAATATTTCTCTTGCTAAATTTATTAACTTAATAGATATAAGTTTCTTTGGAATTGGATTTATGTTATTTGTAATATTAACAACAGTAATTATAAGAAGATTTATAGTAAATAAAATGCCACCTTCAATGGTTGCACCAACATTTTGGATTATATTAGGACCGATTGGCGTTGGAACAGTTAGTTTAATGGGTATAGCTGATGTATCTAAAATGCTTGGATTAATAAGTTCAGTTGGTACGCTTAAATTATTATCTTTAGTATTTTGGGGATTTGGAATATGGGCATTTTTCCTTATTCTAGCTATTACAGTGAAGTATATGAATGAAGGTAAGATACCTTATTCTCTTTCTTGGTGGGCCTTCATATTTCCAATGTCAGCATACACTTTATCTTCATTTAGCGTATATGCATATACAAAAGTAAGTTTTATTTTAGTGTATACAATTGTTTTAGCTGCTTTACTATCTTATCTTTGGATTGTTACCTTTATTAAATCATTAGTTGGAACATTTAACGGTAAATTACTTGCTCCGCCTACTATGAAAAAAGCAAACTAG
- a CDS encoding carboxymuconolactone decarboxylase family protein, producing METKDILKMIEKEMGAIPKPLKDLSELSDSILKGHVIAKKNAYSGENLDAKTKALIALAVGIALDSEGCIMNNVKEAKKLGATTAEIMEVYSIAKFSKSSSAISGFAPAMEWLINNKDEM from the coding sequence ATGGAAACAAAAGACATTTTAAAAATGATAGAAAAAGAAATGGGAGCTATTCCAAAGCCACTTAAAGACTTATCAGAGCTAAGTGATAGTATTTTAAAAGGTCATGTTATTGCTAAGAAAAATGCTTATTCTGGAGAAAATTTAGATGCTAAAACAAAGGCGCTTATAGCACTTGCTGTAGGAATTGCTTTAGATTCTGAAGGTTGTATTATGAATAATGTTAAAGAAGCTAAAAAACTTGGAGCAACTACTGCTGAAATTATGGAAGTTTATTCTATAGCAAAATTTTCGAAATCATCTTCTGCGATATCAGGATTTGCACCAGCTATGGAATGGCTTATTAACAATAAAGATGAAATGTAG
- a CDS encoding ArsR/SmtB family transcription factor: MINLTNIFKVLSDETRMRIIVILMQKELCVCELCEILELPQSKVSRNLSKLRDMNLVTFERREKFIFYSLKLDNKILITIIKDILNDIEEHEILLEDQKKLIDIDKILVQCKY, translated from the coding sequence ATGATTAATTTAACTAATATTTTCAAAGTTTTATCTGATGAAACAAGGATGAGGATTATTGTAATTCTTATGCAAAAAGAATTATGTGTTTGTGAACTTTGTGAAATTTTAGAGTTGCCTCAAAGTAAAGTTTCAAGAAATTTATCAAAATTAAGAGATATGAATTTAGTTACCTTTGAAAGAAGAGAAAAATTTATATTCTACTCGCTAAAATTAGATAACAAAATTTTAATAACTATAATTAAAGATATATTAAATGATATAGAAGAACATGAAATTTTACTTGAAGATCAAAAGAAATTGATTGATATTGATAAAATTCTTGTTCAGTGTAAATATTAA
- a CDS encoding carboxymuconolactone decarboxylase family protein codes for MEKEKKKIMTILERKMGMVPKPLENMSNLDMDMLKNYLEEKQIAYSGTNLDNKTQVLIALSVGIALDSPGCIMGGLTFAKKYGATVEEILEMYNVVKFSKASSSISSFAPAMQWLLENDDE; via the coding sequence ATGGAAAAAGAAAAGAAAAAAATTATGACGATTTTAGAAAGAAAAATGGGTATGGTTCCAAAGCCTTTAGAAAACATGTCTAATCTTGATATGGATATGCTAAAAAATTATTTAGAGGAAAAACAGATTGCCTATAGTGGAACTAATTTAGATAATAAAACACAGGTATTAATTGCTTTATCAGTTGGAATTGCACTTGATTCACCAGGATGTATTATGGGCGGATTGACTTTTGCAAAAAAATATGGAGCAACAGTTGAAGAAATATTAGAAATGTATAATGTGGTAAAATTTTCAAAGGCATCAAGTTCTATTTCTAGTTTTGCACCAGCTATGCAGTGGTTATTAGAAAATGATGATGAATAG
- a CDS encoding arsenate reductase ArsC: MKFKIAFVCVHNSCRSQMAEGIAKKLGSDIFEAYSAGTEKYHEVKPLAVEVMKEIDVDMTNYKPKLLTEIPNELDLLITMGCNVVCPFVPNKYAADWGLDDPSGGPIEDFRKTRNLIEEKMKELINQIKSGKIKL; the protein is encoded by the coding sequence ATGAAATTTAAAATAGCATTTGTATGTGTTCATAATTCATGTAGAAGTCAAATGGCAGAAGGGATAGCAAAAAAACTTGGGTCTGATATTTTTGAAGCTTATTCCGCAGGAACTGAAAAATATCACGAGGTAAAACCTCTAGCAGTAGAAGTTATGAAAGAAATTGATGTAGATATGACTAACTATAAACCTAAATTATTAACTGAAATTCCAAATGAACTTGATTTACTAATAACAATGGGATGTAACGTGGTTTGTCCTTTTGTACCAAATAAATATGCTGCAGATTGGGGATTAGACGACCCATCAGGTGGGCCTATAGAAGATTTTAGAAAAACTAGAAACCTTATTGAAGAAAAAATGAAAGAACTTATCAATCAAATTAAAAGCGGAAAAATTAAATTATAA
- the arsB gene encoding ACR3 family arsenite efflux transporter: MEINKEIKPSDEMGIFGRYLTLWVALCIVVGLIIGRFIPIIPSTLSKFEYYNVSLPVAILIWLMIYPMMLKIDFSSIISASKKPKGLMVTTLTNWLIKPFTMYIISAFFFKVVFKSFIGVELSNEYIAGAVLLGAAPCTAMVFVWSHLTKGDPAYTLVQVAVNDLILLVAFAPIVAFLLGIGNIVVPYNTLFLSVVLFVVIPLLGGYISRKYIVKNKGISYYENAFIKKFDNVTIIGLLLTLIIIFSFQGNIILNNPFHIVLISIPLIIQTFFIFFIAYFWSKILKLKHNIASPAAMIGASNFFELAVAVAISLFGLNSGATLVTVVGVLVEVPVMLTLVKISNNTINWFEK; this comes from the coding sequence ATGGAAATTAATAAAGAAATAAAGCCATCTGATGAAATGGGTATATTTGGGAGATATTTAACTCTTTGGGTTGCGCTTTGCATTGTTGTAGGACTTATTATAGGACGATTTATCCCTATTATTCCCAGCACTTTAAGTAAATTTGAATATTATAATGTGTCACTTCCGGTAGCAATATTAATATGGCTTATGATATATCCAATGATGCTTAAAATTGATTTTTCTAGCATAATTAGTGCTAGTAAAAAGCCTAAAGGACTTATGGTAACGACTCTTACAAATTGGTTAATAAAACCGTTTACAATGTATATAATATCAGCATTTTTCTTTAAAGTAGTATTTAAATCTTTTATTGGAGTTGAACTTTCAAATGAATATATAGCTGGGGCTGTGCTTCTTGGAGCGGCACCATGTACTGCTATGGTTTTTGTATGGAGTCATCTTACAAAAGGCGATCCTGCATATACACTTGTTCAAGTTGCAGTAAATGATTTAATACTTTTAGTTGCTTTTGCACCTATTGTTGCATTTTTACTAGGAATTGGAAATATTGTAGTTCCATACAATACACTTTTTCTTTCAGTAGTATTATTCGTTGTAATTCCGCTTCTTGGCGGATATATATCAAGAAAATATATTGTTAAAAATAAGGGAATAAGCTACTACGAAAATGCATTTATTAAAAAATTTGATAATGTAACTATTATAGGACTTTTATTAACTTTAATAATTATATTTTCTTTTCAAGGTAATATAATATTAAATAATCCTTTTCATATAGTACTTATATCTATTCCGCTTATTATTCAAACATTTTTTATATTTTTTATAGCTTACTTTTGGTCTAAAATTTTAAAACTTAAGCATAATATAGCGTCTCCTGCAGCAATGATTGGTGCTAGTAATTTCTTTGAACTTGCAGTAGCAGTAGCTATTTCTCTCTTTGGTTTGAACTCAGGAGCAACTCTTGTTACAGTAGTGGGAGTTTTAGTAGAAGTTCCAGTGATGCTAACTTTAGTTAAAATATCTAATAATACAATTAATTGGTTTGAAAAATAA
- a CDS encoding ArsR/SmtB family transcription factor, translating into MVEIFKTLGDLNRLRIINILIKVELCVCEIEVILDINQSNASRHLSKLKNNGFLDFSKDSLWTHYKVSKKFAKENEYLFKYIEKKLSENEIFTNDLKRLEKYKFNNLSCKKIAENREAVLNIIS; encoded by the coding sequence ATGGTAGAAATTTTTAAGACATTAGGAGATTTAAATAGACTTAGAATAATAAATATTTTAATTAAAGTAGAGCTTTGTGTGTGTGAAATTGAAGTAATTTTAGATATTAATCAATCAAATGCATCGAGGCATTTATCAAAACTAAAGAATAATGGTTTTTTGGATTTTTCAAAAGATTCTCTTTGGACTCACTATAAAGTTAGTAAAAAATTTGCTAAAGAAAACGAATATTTATTTAAATATATTGAGAAGAAATTAAGTGAAAATGAAATTTTTACTAATGATCTAAAAAGGCTTGAAAAATATAAATTTAATAATTTATCATGTAAAAAGATTGCAGAAAATAGAGAAGCTGTTTTAAATATTATTTCTTAA
- a CDS encoding alpha/beta hydrolase: MENVTFVTSDKKELYMKKWTGQFIPNAIILIAHGMAEHIDRYDDFANYLLSKGFYVYGYDQRGHGKTAKTVDKLGYFAKINGWNRVAEDYNEMYNFVKEKHPDKKIICLGHSMGSFVIRTFMFKYPDKANYIILSGTANGENFKILASKLLAKFIKKTKGEWYRSKLLRKLTFTDFNKDIENSTTEFDWLSKDKKNVRKYIEDPYCGSTFTASFFYDLFKGIEHLSMEMNINKINKESKILILSGSNDPVGEMGDGVQKVYESYKNSKVKNINIKLFEGMRHEILNEVGKTEVYEFIVGWINKNI; this comes from the coding sequence ATGGAAAATGTTACTTTTGTAACTTCAGATAAGAAAGAGCTATATATGAAAAAATGGACTGGTCAATTTATTCCAAATGCTATTATTTTAATTGCTCATGGAATGGCTGAACATATTGACAGATATGATGATTTTGCAAATTATTTGCTTTCTAAAGGATTTTATGTATATGGGTATGATCAAAGAGGACATGGTAAAACTGCGAAAACTGTTGATAAATTAGGATATTTTGCTAAAATTAATGGCTGGAATAGAGTTGCTGAAGACTACAATGAAATGTATAACTTTGTAAAAGAGAAGCACCCTGATAAAAAAATTATTTGTTTGGGACATAGTATGGGCTCGTTTGTAATTAGAACATTTATGTTTAAATATCCTGATAAAGCTAATTACATTATTCTTTCAGGAACAGCAAACGGAGAAAATTTTAAAATTCTTGCATCTAAATTGCTTGCAAAGTTTATAAAGAAAACAAAAGGTGAATGGTATAGATCTAAATTACTTAGAAAATTAACTTTTACTGATTTTAATAAAGATATTGAAAATTCGACAACTGAATTTGATTGGCTTTCAAAAGATAAAAAAAATGTTAGGAAATATATAGAAGATCCATACTGCGGCAGCACATTTACTGCTTCATTTTTCTATGATTTATTTAAGGGGATTGAGCATTTAAGTATGGAAATGAATATTAATAAGATAAACAAAGAGTCAAAAATACTAATTTTAAGTGGGTCTAATGACCCTGTAGGAGAAATGGGTGATGGTGTTCAAAAAGTTTATGAGTCATATAAAAATAGTAAAGTGAAAAATATTAATATAAAATTATTTGAAGGAATGAGACATGAAATTCTTAATGAAGTAGGTAAAACTGAGGTTTATGAATTTATTGTTGGTTGGATAAATAAAAATATTTAA
- the plsY gene encoding glycerol-3-phosphate 1-O-acyltransferase PlsY: MIKYFILIVLGYLLGSIPFSYLTSKYIGKIDIRKHGSGNSGTTNVFRTLGKKAAFIAFIGDFSKGLIATIIGGFIFGTNGAFLCGLSSVIGHCYPFTLNFKGGKGVATSAGVIFAISPIIGFILLFFQIIIIATTKYMSLASSLSAILFPFLGILFNKSITFIIYSIIFSLFVLYKHRANISRLLSGKENKLKFKKNS; this comes from the coding sequence TTGATTAAATATTTTATTCTTATTGTACTAGGCTATTTACTCGGTTCAATTCCGTTTTCATACTTAACTAGCAAATATATTGGAAAAATTGATATAAGAAAACACGGTAGTGGAAATTCTGGAACTACTAACGTTTTTAGAACACTTGGAAAAAAAGCGGCTTTTATTGCTTTTATTGGAGATTTTTCAAAAGGTTTAATCGCAACTATTATTGGTGGATTTATTTTCGGTACAAATGGAGCTTTTTTGTGTGGATTGTCTTCAGTGATTGGGCACTGTTACCCTTTTACTTTAAATTTTAAAGGTGGAAAAGGTGTTGCTACTTCTGCTGGAGTTATTTTTGCTATTTCTCCAATAATTGGATTTATACTACTATTTTTTCAAATAATTATAATTGCTACTACTAAATATATGTCACTTGCATCCTCACTTTCTGCAATACTTTTTCCTTTTCTTGGCATACTTTTTAATAAGTCAATCACTTTTATAATTTATTCTATTATATTTTCACTATTTGTTTTATATAAACATAGAGCAAATATTAGCAGACTTCTAAGCGGAAAAGAAAATAAACTAAAATTCAAAAAAAACAGTTAA
- a CDS encoding MFS transporter, with the protein MEELQTEKIIHHKSFVLLILGSIVSNIGSAIHIGAIGWYIMTLADATATGRLLSYYGISTLIPVIIFGTFGGVIVDRFNRKWIIVWTDIIRGGLIILMGLLIKFGFFPFVSIIAISSICAILNSLFNSAIDASIPNIVDDYNLQKANSINELSGQLTFMIGLFISGFLYSYLGIAGIVFLNGISFILSGISEMFIKMRKCEVQQKAETSMYADFKDGIMYIMNKTSILTLLSFIVFFNFLFNPALQIVLPKVIKFNLGLEAQSYGLLRGIMLSGGVFGMVVLSIIPQPKKIFRSLFLSILIFSVLFSMLSIPLLPLLKNVLSDNMKFAIICFIGFLLMACGSFCNIPFMTMMQKIIPDDMRGRFFSTMNSLSQAVVPFGMLIIGFVADFSESYIIFLVCGLLSLCLCILLLRFKDIKEI; encoded by the coding sequence ATGGAAGAGTTACAAACTGAAAAAATAATTCACCATAAAAGTTTTGTCCTTTTAATATTAGGTAGTATTGTATCAAATATTGGATCTGCAATACATATAGGTGCGATAGGCTGGTATATTATGACTTTAGCTGATGCGACTGCGACTGGGCGGTTACTCTCTTATTATGGGATAAGTACATTAATTCCTGTAATAATATTTGGAACTTTTGGTGGAGTTATTGTGGATCGATTCAACAGAAAATGGATTATAGTATGGACAGATATTATACGAGGTGGCTTAATTATCCTCATGGGCTTATTAATTAAGTTCGGATTTTTTCCGTTTGTCAGTATTATAGCAATTTCAAGTATTTGTGCTATTTTAAATTCATTATTTAATTCTGCTATAGATGCATCAATTCCAAATATAGTTGATGATTATAATTTACAAAAAGCTAATTCTATAAATGAGTTGTCGGGTCAACTGACTTTCATGATTGGGTTATTCATATCTGGATTTCTTTATTCATATCTTGGTATAGCAGGCATTGTATTTCTAAATGGAATTTCTTTTATTCTATCTGGAATATCAGAGATGTTTATCAAAATGAGGAAGTGTGAAGTACAGCAAAAGGCTGAAACTTCAATGTATGCAGACTTTAAAGACGGTATTATGTACATAATGAATAAAACATCCATATTAACGCTGCTATCATTTATTGTGTTTTTTAATTTTCTGTTTAATCCGGCATTACAGATTGTACTACCTAAGGTTATAAAATTCAATTTAGGTCTTGAAGCCCAATCCTATGGATTGTTGAGAGGAATTATGCTATCTGGAGGTGTGTTTGGAATGGTAGTGCTGAGCATAATACCTCAACCTAAAAAAATATTCAGAAGCTTGTTTTTGTCTATTCTAATATTTTCTGTATTATTTTCGATGCTATCAATTCCATTATTGCCATTGTTGAAAAACGTATTGTCGGATAATATGAAATTCGCCATAATCTGCTTTATTGGGTTTCTACTTATGGCTTGTGGTTCCTTTTGCAATATACCTTTTATGACAATGATGCAAAAAATAATTCCGGACGATATGAGAGGGCGTTTCTTTTCAACGATGAATTCGCTTAGTCAGGCAGTTGTGCCGTTCGGAATGCTTATAATTGGGTTTGTAGCTGATTTCTCCGAAAGTTATATAATATTTTTGGTTTGTGGACTATTAAGCCTTTGTCTTTGTATCTTACTATTGAGGTTTAAAGATATTAAAGAAATATAG
- a CDS encoding radical SAM/SPASM domain-containing protein, with protein sequence MNKLHYYEIENQGILFDGHNVEIYKIPDVHKNKVNEIKENILNTNYLKSSPQNDERNMLERLVIILSESCNLSCKYCYLHDCIDDNNVSECLMKLETMITGIDFILNKYNDGVGYIQFFGGEPLLNAGIIEEACKIIHEKFREKGLVIPKLTMVTNGTLINEKIIDIFNLYFDNITVSLDGMKQTNDDNRIYKNSNKSVYDEVLKNISKMKKYGKFKINIEMTVANNQIKNFVDDNDILDYKHICDLDVDQVHFCPNIEDSKNKYYGSEIFRNYFDACSKYSFNLNNKLSDFKKATIRKLLRDKETQEYFCMAGLSDITINYNGDIYPCFMFIGSKEYRMSNVFNYNETEFNSVFEKLSQNKIANNKECNSCWAQKICYAGCSGCIGTFNMVNGSICKPVVENCILSKKLLERVIYESIK encoded by the coding sequence GTGAACAAATTACATTATTATGAAATTGAGAATCAAGGTATTTTATTTGATGGACATAATGTTGAAATTTATAAAATTCCAGATGTTCATAAAAATAAAGTGAATGAAATTAAAGAGAATATATTAAATACTAATTATTTAAAATCTTCTCCACAAAACGATGAAAGAAATATGCTAGAGAGGCTAGTTATTATTTTATCAGAATCATGTAATTTAAGTTGTAAATATTGTTATCTGCATGATTGTATTGATGATAATAATGTGTCAGAATGCTTAATGAAATTGGAAACGATGATAACTGGAATCGATTTTATTCTTAATAAGTATAATGATGGAGTCGGATATATACAGTTTTTTGGTGGAGAACCACTCTTAAATGCTGGGATTATTGAAGAAGCTTGTAAAATTATACACGAAAAATTCAGAGAAAAGGGGCTTGTTATTCCAAAATTAACAATGGTAACAAATGGGACCCTTATCAACGAAAAAATAATTGATATTTTTAATTTGTATTTCGATAATATTACGGTAAGTCTAGATGGTATGAAGCAAACTAATGACGATAATCGAATTTACAAGAATAGTAATAAAAGTGTTTATGATGAAGTACTTAAAAATATATCAAAAATGAAAAAATACGGAAAATTCAAGATAAATATTGAAATGACTGTTGCTAACAACCAAATTAAGAATTTTGTTGATGACAATGACATATTAGACTATAAACATATTTGTGATTTGGATGTTGATCAAGTACATTTTTGCCCCAATATTGAAGACAGTAAAAACAAATATTATGGAAGTGAAATTTTTAGAAACTACTTTGATGCATGTTCGAAATATTCTTTTAACCTAAATAATAAACTGAGTGATTTTAAAAAAGCTACTATTAGAAAATTACTAAGAGATAAGGAAACACAAGAGTATTTTTGTATGGCAGGTCTATCTGACATAACAATAAACTACAATGGTGATATATACCCTTGTTTTATGTTTATTGGTTCAAAGGAATATAGAATGAGTAATGTATTTAACTATAATGAAACTGAATTTAATAGTGTTTTTGAAAAATTATCTCAAAATAAGATAGCTAATAATAAAGAATGTAATAGTTGTTGGGCACAAAAAATTTGTTATGCTGGATGTTCTGGATGCATAGGTACTTTTAATATGGTAAATGGTAGCATATGCAAGCCAGTTGTTGAAAATTGCATATTGTCAAAAAAACTTCTTGAAAGAGTAATCTATGAATCTATTAAATGA